In Oncorhynchus kisutch isolate 150728-3 linkage group LG7, Okis_V2, whole genome shotgun sequence, one DNA window encodes the following:
- the LOC109894362 gene encoding JNK1/MAPK8-associated membrane protein isoform X1, with product MAVAMSSTCPGLYCGKTLINGSFDGECGVCPRGERTSMQKICEKCTESPELYDWLYLGFMAMLPLVLHWFFIEWYSGKKSSSALFQHITALFECSAAAVLTLLVNDPVGLLSIRSCRVQMLSDWYTMLYNPSPDYVTTLHCTQEAVFPLYTMVLIYYAFCLVFMMLLRPLLVKKIACGLGKSDRFKSIYAALYFFPILTVLQAVGGGLLYYAFPYIILVLSLVTLAVYMSASEIQSFKNLIAKKKRLVVLFSHWLLHAYGIISISRLDKLEQDLPLLALVPGPALFYLLTARFTEPSRILSEGGNGH from the exons ATGG CAGTAGCTATGAGTTCAACTTGTCCGGGACTGTATTGCGGCAAGACGTTAATAAATGGCTCCTTTGATGGAGAATGTGGG GTATGtcccagaggagagaggactagcATGCAGAAGATCTGTGAGAAGTGTACAGAATCCCCAGAACTTTATGACTGGCTGTACCTGGGCTTCATGGCAATGCTGCCACTGGTTCTACACTGGTTCTTCATTGAGTGGTATTCTGGAAAGAAAAG CTCCAGTGCCCTCTTCCAACACATAACTGCCCTGTTTGAGTGCAGCGCTGCGGCTGTGCTGACTCTACTGGTCAACGACCCAGTGGGTCTGCTGTCTATCAGGTCCTGCAGAGTCCAGATGCTGTCAGACTGGTACACCATGCTGTACAACCCCAGCCCAGACTATGTCACAACTCTACACTGCACACAGGAAGCAGTCTTTCCCCT GTACACTATGGTTTTGATCTACTACGCCTTCTGTCTGGTTTTCATGATGCTCCTGCGTCCACTCCTGGTCAAAAAGATTGCCTGTGGTCTGGGGAAATCTGACCGCTTCAAGAGCATCTACGCTGCTCTCTACTTCTTCCCTATCCTGACAGTCCTGCAAGCTGTGGGAGGCGGCCTCCTCT ATTATGCTTTTCCATACATTATTTTGGTGTTGTCCCTGGTTACTCTGGCAGTGTACATGTCAGCCTCAGAAATACAG TCTTTCAAGAATCTCATTGCCAAGAAAAAGAGGTTGGTGGTGCTCTTCAGTCATTGGCTCCTTCATGCGTATGGCATCATCTCCATCTCCCGATTGGATAAACTAGAGCAGGACCTGCCTCTATTGGCCCTGGTACCTGGACCTGCCCTCTTCTACCTTCTCACTGCCAGGTTCACTGAACCTAGCCGGATTCTGTCAGAAGGCGGCAACGGCCACTAG
- the LOC109894362 gene encoding JNK1/MAPK8-associated membrane protein isoform X2, which produces MVAMSSTCPGLYCGKTLINGSFDGECGVCPRGERTSMQKICEKCTESPELYDWLYLGFMAMLPLVLHWFFIEWYSGKKSSSALFQHITALFECSAAAVLTLLVNDPVGLLSIRSCRVQMLSDWYTMLYNPSPDYVTTLHCTQEAVFPLYTMVLIYYAFCLVFMMLLRPLLVKKIACGLGKSDRFKSIYAALYFFPILTVLQAVGGGLLYYAFPYIILVLSLVTLAVYMSASEIQSFKNLIAKKKRLVVLFSHWLLHAYGIISISRLDKLEQDLPLLALVPGPALFYLLTARFTEPSRILSEGGNGH; this is translated from the exons ATGG TAGCTATGAGTTCAACTTGTCCGGGACTGTATTGCGGCAAGACGTTAATAAATGGCTCCTTTGATGGAGAATGTGGG GTATGtcccagaggagagaggactagcATGCAGAAGATCTGTGAGAAGTGTACAGAATCCCCAGAACTTTATGACTGGCTGTACCTGGGCTTCATGGCAATGCTGCCACTGGTTCTACACTGGTTCTTCATTGAGTGGTATTCTGGAAAGAAAAG CTCCAGTGCCCTCTTCCAACACATAACTGCCCTGTTTGAGTGCAGCGCTGCGGCTGTGCTGACTCTACTGGTCAACGACCCAGTGGGTCTGCTGTCTATCAGGTCCTGCAGAGTCCAGATGCTGTCAGACTGGTACACCATGCTGTACAACCCCAGCCCAGACTATGTCACAACTCTACACTGCACACAGGAAGCAGTCTTTCCCCT GTACACTATGGTTTTGATCTACTACGCCTTCTGTCTGGTTTTCATGATGCTCCTGCGTCCACTCCTGGTCAAAAAGATTGCCTGTGGTCTGGGGAAATCTGACCGCTTCAAGAGCATCTACGCTGCTCTCTACTTCTTCCCTATCCTGACAGTCCTGCAAGCTGTGGGAGGCGGCCTCCTCT ATTATGCTTTTCCATACATTATTTTGGTGTTGTCCCTGGTTACTCTGGCAGTGTACATGTCAGCCTCAGAAATACAG TCTTTCAAGAATCTCATTGCCAAGAAAAAGAGGTTGGTGGTGCTCTTCAGTCATTGGCTCCTTCATGCGTATGGCATCATCTCCATCTCCCGATTGGATAAACTAGAGCAGGACCTGCCTCTATTGGCCCTGGTACCTGGACCTGCCCTCTTCTACCTTCTCACTGCCAGGTTCACTGAACCTAGCCGGATTCTGTCAGAAGGCGGCAACGGCCACTAG
- the LOC109894362 gene encoding JNK1/MAPK8-associated membrane protein isoform X3: MSSTCPGLYCGKTLINGSFDGECGVCPRGERTSMQKICEKCTESPELYDWLYLGFMAMLPLVLHWFFIEWYSGKKSSSALFQHITALFECSAAAVLTLLVNDPVGLLSIRSCRVQMLSDWYTMLYNPSPDYVTTLHCTQEAVFPLYTMVLIYYAFCLVFMMLLRPLLVKKIACGLGKSDRFKSIYAALYFFPILTVLQAVGGGLLYYAFPYIILVLSLVTLAVYMSASEIQSFKNLIAKKKRLVVLFSHWLLHAYGIISISRLDKLEQDLPLLALVPGPALFYLLTARFTEPSRILSEGGNGH, translated from the exons ATGAGTTCAACTTGTCCGGGACTGTATTGCGGCAAGACGTTAATAAATGGCTCCTTTGATGGAGAATGTGGG GTATGtcccagaggagagaggactagcATGCAGAAGATCTGTGAGAAGTGTACAGAATCCCCAGAACTTTATGACTGGCTGTACCTGGGCTTCATGGCAATGCTGCCACTGGTTCTACACTGGTTCTTCATTGAGTGGTATTCTGGAAAGAAAAG CTCCAGTGCCCTCTTCCAACACATAACTGCCCTGTTTGAGTGCAGCGCTGCGGCTGTGCTGACTCTACTGGTCAACGACCCAGTGGGTCTGCTGTCTATCAGGTCCTGCAGAGTCCAGATGCTGTCAGACTGGTACACCATGCTGTACAACCCCAGCCCAGACTATGTCACAACTCTACACTGCACACAGGAAGCAGTCTTTCCCCT GTACACTATGGTTTTGATCTACTACGCCTTCTGTCTGGTTTTCATGATGCTCCTGCGTCCACTCCTGGTCAAAAAGATTGCCTGTGGTCTGGGGAAATCTGACCGCTTCAAGAGCATCTACGCTGCTCTCTACTTCTTCCCTATCCTGACAGTCCTGCAAGCTGTGGGAGGCGGCCTCCTCT ATTATGCTTTTCCATACATTATTTTGGTGTTGTCCCTGGTTACTCTGGCAGTGTACATGTCAGCCTCAGAAATACAG TCTTTCAAGAATCTCATTGCCAAGAAAAAGAGGTTGGTGGTGCTCTTCAGTCATTGGCTCCTTCATGCGTATGGCATCATCTCCATCTCCCGATTGGATAAACTAGAGCAGGACCTGCCTCTATTGGCCCTGGTACCTGGACCTGCCCTCTTCTACCTTCTCACTGCCAGGTTCACTGAACCTAGCCGGATTCTGTCAGAAGGCGGCAACGGCCACTAG